One genomic segment of bacterium includes these proteins:
- a CDS encoding T9SS type A sorting domain-containing protein produces MRTLKISLLIFSMLATLFAQQDNIFHSEKTLLIPFLTQMNDDPAQKLRQELNMIINESRFKQSVRENYLIDSLISESVTGAKIKFFFEYNIDDKIVERTEFNNDLNGNWHLVGKDEYFYDTIGNLIREIYFDWNNTTWDSSLQILSEYNQDNNLISTTIQTYILSNWENEERITYTYDQAGRQITSLIELWENNQWINSGRDFSYYSTENRRDSLLFQIWEGNDWQNYWRTSFYYDSLTTFLNYAIAQLWTGIQFEDYLLLKIMNDEIGNQIQQLEQIWNGSVWVNDVKKDYTYIWNYFESCNAELWNGSIWEPGDTPIIINNPDGFKIAIICQSIHIYYTIVNVESTNSNIPNDFSLSQNYPNPFNPVTKIKYNIPNQSFVMIKIYDVLGNEIETLVNEEKPAGEYEVEFDGSSLSSGIYFYTLRVSDKFLSGKMILQK; encoded by the coding sequence ATGCGAACCCTTAAAATATCTCTCCTGATTTTTAGTATGCTGGCTACTCTGTTTGCACAGCAGGATAATATTTTTCATTCTGAAAAGACACTATTAATTCCTTTTTTAACACAAATGAATGATGACCCTGCTCAAAAGTTAAGACAAGAGTTAAATATGATAATAAATGAATCAAGATTTAAACAATCAGTGAGAGAAAATTATCTGATAGATAGTCTGATATCCGAGTCTGTGACCGGTGCTAAAATTAAATTTTTCTTTGAATACAATATTGATGATAAAATAGTTGAAAGAACAGAATTCAATAATGATCTAAATGGTAATTGGCACTTAGTAGGGAAGGACGAATATTTCTATGATACAATTGGAAATTTGATAAGAGAAATTTACTTCGATTGGAATAATACGACTTGGGATAGTTCACTTCAAATCCTATCTGAGTATAATCAGGATAATAACCTGATTTCAACAACAATTCAAACTTACATTTTGAGTAATTGGGAAAATGAAGAAAGAATAACTTACACTTATGATCAGGCAGGCAGGCAAATAACTTCATTGATAGAATTATGGGAGAATAATCAATGGATTAATTCAGGTAGAGATTTTAGTTATTATTCTACTGAAAATAGACGAGACTCGTTACTATTTCAAATTTGGGAAGGCAATGATTGGCAGAATTACTGGAGAACTTCATTTTATTACGACTCTTTAACAACATTTCTTAATTATGCTATTGCACAACTTTGGACAGGAATTCAATTTGAGGATTATTTACTATTAAAGATAATGAATGATGAAATAGGCAACCAGATTCAACAATTAGAACAAATTTGGAATGGTAGTGTTTGGGTGAATGATGTTAAAAAAGATTATACATACATCTGGAATTATTTTGAAAGTTGTAATGCTGAATTATGGAACGGGTCAATTTGGGAACCAGGAGATACTCCAATAATCATAAACAATCCCGATGGATTTAAAATTGCAATAATCTGTCAAAGTATTCATATATACTATACAATTGTAAATGTAGAATCTACAAATTCAAATATTCCTAACGATTTTTCATTGTCTCAAAACTACCCCAACCCATTCAATCCGGTAACAAAAATAAAATATAATATTCCCAATCAAAGTTTTGTAATGATAAAAATCTATGATGTTCTAGGCAATGAAATCGAAACTCTAGTTAATGAAGAAAAACCTGCTGGTGAGTACGAAGTTGAGTTTGATGGAAGTTCACTTTCAAGCGGAATTTATTTCTATACTTTGAGAGTTTCAGATAAATTTCTTTCAGGTAAAATGATACTTCAAAAGTAA